The following proteins come from a genomic window of Brevibacillus antibioticus:
- a CDS encoding polyketide synthase has translation MTNPVVECREIETGIVQVTLQDREQKNPFTEGLVRGLNEAFEEIAANKRCKAVILTGYGNYFCSGGTMEGLLAIHEGRGRFTDANVYELVLECKVPVIAAMQGHAIGGGFVVGLFADFVILSRESVYTTSFMRFGFTPGMGATYIVPKKLGFSLGEEMLMSASNYRGADLEKRGVPFPVVPREDVMNRALQLARQLAEKPRVSLITLKDHLVRPIREELPRVIEQEMAMHEKTFHEPEVKDRILSLFGN, from the coding sequence ATGACGAATCCAGTGGTGGAGTGCAGAGAGATCGAGACGGGGATCGTGCAAGTGACTTTGCAGGATCGGGAACAGAAGAACCCCTTTACCGAAGGGCTGGTGCGCGGCCTGAACGAAGCGTTCGAGGAGATCGCCGCGAATAAACGCTGCAAGGCGGTCATCCTCACCGGCTATGGCAATTATTTTTGCTCCGGCGGCACGATGGAAGGGCTACTGGCGATCCATGAAGGAAGAGGCCGGTTCACCGATGCGAACGTCTACGAGCTCGTCTTGGAGTGCAAGGTTCCGGTGATCGCTGCGATGCAAGGGCACGCGATCGGCGGCGGGTTTGTCGTCGGGCTGTTTGCCGACTTTGTGATCTTGAGCCGTGAGAGCGTGTACACGACTAGTTTTATGCGATTTGGATTCACACCCGGCATGGGGGCTACCTACATCGTGCCGAAGAAGTTGGGCTTCTCCCTCGGAGAAGAGATGCTGATGAGCGCCAGCAATTACAGAGGCGCCGATTTGGAAAAAAGGGGCGTGCCGTTTCCCGTCGTTCCGCGTGAAGATGTGATGAACCGGGCGCTGCAGTTGGCGCGCCAACTGGCAGAAAAACCGAGAGTGTCGCTGATCACCTTGAAGGACCATCTGGTCCGACCGATCCGGGAGGAACTGCCTCGTGTGATCGAGCAAGAGATGGCCATGCATGAAAAGACATTCCATGAACCGGAAGTGAAAGACAGAATCCTCTCCCTGTTCGGAAATTAA
- a CDS encoding enoyl-CoA hydratase/isomerase, with protein MNTAAYEMIRVRMQGPVCFLQFNRPEAKNTINECLVYECRQVIDHCREQASILVLEGLPDVFCFGADFQELHEKKVSGQSLDPSPEPLYDLWLDLATGPFITISHVRGKVNAGGVGFVAACDIVLADETAEFSLSELLFGLLPACVLPFLIRRIGFQKANYLTLMTQPVNVRQAVEWGLVDACDAESSSLLRKHLMRLRYVPKRGIERYKRLMNSLQDGLHRAKPLALEANREVFADPRNQELIFRYIETGEFPWES; from the coding sequence ATGAACACGGCCGCCTACGAGATGATCCGGGTGCGGATGCAAGGCCCGGTGTGCTTTTTGCAGTTCAACCGTCCCGAGGCGAAGAACACGATCAACGAGTGCTTGGTGTACGAATGTCGCCAGGTGATCGATCACTGCCGGGAACAGGCTTCGATCCTCGTGCTGGAAGGGTTGCCGGACGTGTTCTGCTTCGGGGCCGATTTTCAAGAGCTACATGAGAAAAAGGTGAGCGGGCAGAGCCTCGACCCGTCACCGGAGCCGCTGTACGACCTGTGGCTCGATCTGGCGACTGGCCCGTTTATCACCATCTCGCACGTTCGCGGCAAGGTTAACGCAGGCGGCGTCGGGTTTGTCGCCGCCTGTGATATCGTGCTGGCGGATGAAACGGCGGAGTTTTCCTTATCCGAATTGCTCTTCGGACTTCTGCCGGCATGCGTGCTGCCGTTTTTGATCCGGCGGATCGGTTTTCAGAAGGCGAACTATCTGACGCTAATGACGCAGCCGGTCAACGTCCGACAAGCCGTGGAGTGGGGGCTTGTCGATGCCTGCGATGCAGAGAGCAGTAGCTTGCTTCGCAAGCATCTCATGCGGTTGCGCTATGTGCCCAAGCGCGGCATCGAGCGATACAAGCGCTTGATGAACAGCTTGCAGGACGGTCTGCACCGCGCCAAGCCGTTGGCGCTCGAAGCGAACCGGGAAGTGTTTGCAGATCCGCGCAACCAAGAGCTGATTTTCCGTTATATCGAAACAGGTGAATTCCCGTGGGAGAGCTGA